In Hirschia baltica ATCC 49814, the genomic stretch GAAGATGTTATCCGCTCTGTGAAGCCGGGACAGCAAGTCATTAAGATCGTAAATGATGGCTTGGTTGAAATGCTTGGCGGCAATGAAGAAGCCCAAGGGCTTCGCATTGATAATATTCCAGCCGTCATCATGATGGCAGGTTTGCAAGGCTCTGGTAAAACGACCACAACAGGCAAACTTGCTCGACGCCTGAAAAATCATGACCGTAAAAAGGTTTTGATGGCATCTTTGGATGTGTATCGTCCAGCTGCGATGCATCAGCTGAAGGTTTTAGGTGAGCAGATCGAAGTTGATACGCTGCCTATCACTGATGGCCAAATGCCGGTCGATATCGCCAAGCGCGCTGTCAATGCAGCCAAGCTTGGTGGCTATGATGTTGTTATCCTTGATACGGCTGGTCGCACAACGCTTGACGAGCAAATGATGGGTGAGGCTGCGCAAGTTGCTGAATTCGCCAACCCAGCTGAAACAATTCTCGTTGCCGATGCGCTAACGGGGCAGGATGCTGTTGAGACTGCGCGTCGCTTTAACGACCGTTTGAAGCTGACGGGGCTTATCTTAACACGTATGGATGGTGATGGGCGCGGCGGTGCGGCTCTCTCTATGCGTGCCGTAACAGGTTTGCCGATCAAGTTTCTTGGAACAGGTGAGAAATCTGACGGGTTAGAAGTTTTCGATGCGCGCCGTATTGCTGGCCGTATTCTTGGGCAGGGTGATGTTGTTTCCCTCGTGGAACGCGCTGCCGCTGAACTGGACGAAGAAAAAACCAAACGCATGGCCGAAAAAATGGCCAAAGGTGTTTTCGATCTAGAAGATATGGCCGAGCAATTTCGTCAGCTACAGCGCATGGGCGGCCTAGGCGGTATTATGGGTATGATGCCCGGTGCCAAAAAAGCCAAAGCAGCTATGGATTCCCAAGGCCTTGATGACAAAGTGATCAAGCGCCAAGAAGCAATAATTCTGTCTATGACCCCTAAAGAGCGCGCAAAGCCAGCACTTTTAAATGCCTCACGTAAGAAACGTGTGGCTGCTGGTGCCGGTGTGCATGTCTCCGAAGTCAATAAAGTTCTCAAAATGCACAAGCAAATGGCTGGCATGATGAAGAAAATGGGCAAGGGCGGCATGAAGCAAATGGCAAAAGCCATGGGCGCGATGGGCCAAGGCGGTGTGCCGGGTGGTCAAGCGATGGATTCAGCAGCATTGCAAGACATGGCTGGTAAAATGGGTAGTGGTCTGCCTGGCCTTGGTGGTCCGGGTGGTATGCCGGGCGGCATGGGTGGTTTACCCGGTCTTGGCGGTCCTCGCGGGGGCAAGAAGAAGTAATGACCCAATTCCTTTGTCAGAAATGCCAGCATGATTTGGGCGGTGCTGCTCTCAAGGGTAAGTGTCCTAAATGCGGTGCGAGCTTTAAAGCAAAATTGTCGTCTAAGATTGTCATTTTTGGTTCGATATTCTTGGGCTTTATGTTTGGTCCAATGGTGATCACGCCTTTGGCTATGCGCAACGGCGTTGATCCCCAATCTTTAGCTGGAATGGCGATTGGTATCATGGGCTCAATCACTGCGGTTCTCGTCTTGGGTTCCTTTGCATTGAGAGCGCTGAAACATGATTGGGAGGGCGGTAATGTCTGAAGAAAAGCAGGTGAATGCCCCTCAAGAATTGTTGAAATTGCGGGCATCCATCGACAATATCGACAATGCTGTCATCCATATGCTGGCCGAGCGCTTTAAATGTACGCAGGCGGTTGGAAAGTTAAAAGCCGACCATGATCTGCCACCATCTGATAAGGCCCGTGAAGCGGCACAGATAGAGCGTTTACGTCAAATGGCAAAGGATGCGGATCTTGATCCCGAATTTGCTGAAAAGTTTCTAAATTTCATCGTGACGGAAGTGATCCGTCACCACGAACAGTTTCGCAAATAGCGAACAAAAATCGGTCAATTCTTGACCACATATATTGCCAAATTAGGAGATAACTTATGGCTCTAAAAATTCGTCTTGCCCGTGGTGGTACTAAGAAACGTCCTTACTACCGCATCGTTGTTGCTGACTCACGTATGCCACGTGATGGTCGTTTCATCGAAAAAGTAGGTCACTACAACCCACTTCTTTCTAAAGATGATGAAGGTCGCGTTGGTTTTGATGCTGACAAAATCAAAGAATGGTTGGCTAAAGGTGCTCAACCGACTGATCGTGTAGCACGTTTTATCTCTGAAGCTGGCCTTGTTGAGTGGAAACACGGAAACAACCCAAACAAAGCGAAACCTGGTCAAAAAGCTCAGGAACGTATTGAAGAGAAAAAAGAAAAAGAAGAAGCACGTAAAGCTGCTGAAGAAGAAGCTAAAGAAGCAGCAAAAGAGGCCGCTAAGGCTGCTAAAGAAGCGGCTAAAGCAGCTGCTGAGGCTCCTGCAGAAGAAGCACCTTCTGAAGAAGCTGCATCTGAATAAATTACACTGGAATAAGCCCTGCTATTTTGTGGGTCGGGCTTATTTTTGAATACCTATTTGGCACTATGCTCCTCTTTTCCTTTTTGCGGAAAGAGGAGCATTTAGTTGATTGGAATACTTAATGGATTTGAACATCCGCGAAGCTCAACTTGAAGATATCGACTGGATTGTTGATTTAAACCAAGCAAATGTGCCAGCCGTCGGTTCACTGACGCGAGAAGACTATGTCGATTTAGAACCAAAATGCCATGCCGTGCTGCTTGCTGAAGATGAAACAGGTGAGCGACTTGGTTTTGTTGTTTTGATGGTGAGAGGTCGCGATTATGCGAG encodes the following:
- the ffh gene encoding signal recognition particle protein — protein: MFDALTDRLSGVFDGLTGKGSLSEKDVSSALREIRVALLEADVALDVVKQFIADIKPKAVGEDVIRSVKPGQQVIKIVNDGLVEMLGGNEEAQGLRIDNIPAVIMMAGLQGSGKTTTTGKLARRLKNHDRKKVLMASLDVYRPAAMHQLKVLGEQIEVDTLPITDGQMPVDIAKRAVNAAKLGGYDVVILDTAGRTTLDEQMMGEAAQVAEFANPAETILVADALTGQDAVETARRFNDRLKLTGLILTRMDGDGRGGAALSMRAVTGLPIKFLGTGEKSDGLEVFDARRIAGRILGQGDVVSLVERAAAELDEEKTKRMAEKMAKGVFDLEDMAEQFRQLQRMGGLGGIMGMMPGAKKAKAAMDSQGLDDKVIKRQEAIILSMTPKERAKPALLNASRKKRVAAGAGVHVSEVNKVLKMHKQMAGMMKKMGKGGMKQMAKAMGAMGQGGVPGGQAMDSAALQDMAGKMGSGLPGLGGPGGMPGGMGGLPGLGGPRGGKKK
- a CDS encoding chorismate mutase — protein: MSEEKQVNAPQELLKLRASIDNIDNAVIHMLAERFKCTQAVGKLKADHDLPPSDKAREAAQIERLRQMAKDADLDPEFAEKFLNFIVTEVIRHHEQFRK
- the rpsP gene encoding 30S ribosomal protein S16 produces the protein MALKIRLARGGTKKRPYYRIVVADSRMPRDGRFIEKVGHYNPLLSKDDEGRVGFDADKIKEWLAKGAQPTDRVARFISEAGLVEWKHGNNPNKAKPGQKAQERIEEKKEKEEARKAAEEEAKEAAKEAAKAAKEAAKAAAEAPAEEAPSEEAASE